One genomic region from Leptolyngbyaceae cyanobacterium JSC-12 encodes:
- a CDS encoding ABC-type dipeptide/oligopeptide/nickel transport system, permease component (IMG reference gene:2510095692~PFAM: Binding-protein-dependent transport system inner membrane component): protein MGSYIVRRSLSLLPVLLGITFLVFGFLHLIPGDPVVVLLGERATPEQVMALRTQLGLDQPLVIQYLVFLSNLVQLNFGNSIISGIPVLDELRIRYPATFELAIAAMLVALILGIPAGIIAATCKNSWLDNLTMTGSLLGVSLPVYWLGLLLIYCFAVNLQWLPPSGRISVDAGLSFQPITGFYILDAILRLNGTALLDVLSHLILPAFTLGTIPLAILARITRSSMLEVLSQDYVRTARAKGLPEFWVICRHAFKNALLPVSTMTGLQFGTLLGGAILTETIFAWPGIGSWIYQGILERDYPVVQGGVVFVAIAFVLINLLVDLSYAAIDPRVQYK, encoded by the coding sequence ATGGGTTCTTACATTGTTCGGCGATCGCTAAGTCTGTTACCAGTCTTGTTGGGAATTACCTTCCTGGTTTTTGGGTTTCTGCACTTGATTCCTGGTGACCCAGTTGTAGTGTTGCTGGGAGAGCGGGCAACTCCAGAGCAAGTCATGGCATTACGGACTCAGTTAGGACTTGATCAACCGCTTGTCATTCAATATCTGGTCTTTCTCAGTAACTTGGTGCAGTTGAATTTCGGAAATAGCATTATTAGCGGTATTCCAGTGCTGGATGAACTGAGAATTCGGTATCCGGCAACATTTGAGTTAGCGATAGCAGCCATGCTAGTTGCTCTAATCCTGGGAATTCCAGCAGGAATCATCGCTGCTACTTGCAAAAATAGCTGGCTGGATAATCTGACTATGACAGGCTCATTGCTGGGGGTCTCCTTACCCGTGTATTGGTTGGGCTTGTTATTGATTTACTGCTTTGCCGTAAATCTGCAATGGTTACCTCCCAGCGGACGTATCAGTGTGGATGCTGGTTTATCGTTTCAGCCAATCACGGGGTTTTACATATTGGATGCCATCCTGCGGCTAAATGGGACTGCCTTACTGGATGTGCTTTCTCATCTGATTTTGCCAGCCTTCACTTTGGGTACCATTCCCCTTGCGATTCTTGCCCGAATTACCCGCAGTTCAATGCTAGAGGTTCTGTCGCAAGACTACGTGCGAACAGCAAGAGCTAAGGGCTTGCCAGAGTTTTGGGTGATTTGCCGACACGCCTTCAAAAATGCCTTGTTGCCTGTTAGTACAATGACTGGGCTGCAATTTGGCACACTCTTGGGTGGGGCAATTTTGACTGAAACGATTTTTGCATGGCCCGGAATTGGCTCCTGGATCTATCAAGGCATCTTAGAGCGAGACTATCCCGTGGTACAGGGCGGTGTAGTGTTTGTGGCGATCGCATTTGTCCTAATTAATCTTCTAGTTGATCTTTCCTACGCCGCCATCGATCCACGAGTGCAATACAAGTAA
- a CDS encoding CheY-like receiver domain-containing protein (IMG reference gene:2510095688~PFAM: Response regulator receiver domain), translating into MQLDGRNKTIFLIEDNRGDIRLIQEALKASTTAQCEVVVARDGMEAMEYLQQNRDQETAFHPDLILLDLNLPKKDGREVLAEIKADERLKHIPIIVLTTSRNEEDIFKSYDLHVNCYISKSRNLAQLFKIVRGIEEFWLETATLPPANR; encoded by the coding sequence ATGCAACTGGATGGAAGAAACAAAACAATCTTTTTGATCGAGGATAACCGGGGCGATATCCGGCTGATCCAGGAAGCGCTCAAAGCCTCCACAACGGCTCAGTGTGAGGTGGTGGTAGCACGGGACGGCATGGAAGCCATGGAATATCTACAGCAGAATAGAGATCAGGAGACAGCATTTCATCCAGACCTGATTCTGCTGGATCTCAACCTGCCTAAAAAAGATGGACGGGAAGTGTTGGCAGAAATCAAAGCAGATGAGCGCCTCAAGCATATCCCAATTATTGTGTTGACGACCTCACGTAACGAGGAAGACATCTTCAAAAGCTACGATTTACACGTCAACTGCTACATTTCCAAATCACGAAATTTAGCTCAGTTATTCAAAATTGTTCGGGGGATTGAAGAATTTTGGTTAGAAACCGCCACATTGCCGCCAGCAAATCGGTAG
- a CDS encoding diaminohydroxyphosphoribosylaminopyrimidine deaminase (IMG reference gene:2510095686~PFAM: RibD C-terminal domain; Cytidine and deoxycytidylate deaminase zinc-binding region~TIGRFAM: riboflavin-specific deaminase C-terminal domain; riboflavin biosynthesis protein RibD), with protein sequence MTSDLDRAMMQRCLELAKRATGKTAPNPLVGCVVVQGETIVGQGFHPRAGEPHAEVFALREAGDRAKGATLYVNLEPCSHYGRTPPCADAVIAAGVKRVVVGMIDPNPKVAGNGIAKLQKAGIEVTVGVEETDCQDLNEAFVHRIVQRQPFGILKYAMTLDGKIAARTGHSAWVSSDAARAEVHKLRARCDAIIVGGNTVRQDNPLLTSRRPDQTPLRVVMTRSLELPYDANLWNTTIAPTLVFTQPDANPDLQSKLRSQGVEIIEVKPLTPTIVMSHLYDRGFLSVLWECGGTLAARAIAEGTVQKIFAFIAPKIIGGADAPSPIGNLGLTKMTDAYVLERVRWRTVGPDLLVEGYLGYPAT encoded by the coding sequence ATGACCTCTGATCTTGACCGTGCCATGATGCAGCGATGTCTGGAATTGGCAAAACGGGCTACTGGTAAAACCGCTCCTAATCCGTTAGTAGGGTGTGTCGTTGTGCAGGGTGAAACGATTGTGGGTCAAGGGTTTCATCCCAGGGCTGGAGAACCTCATGCGGAAGTGTTTGCGCTGCGAGAAGCGGGCGATCGCGCCAAGGGAGCCACCCTCTATGTCAACTTGGAACCGTGCAGCCACTATGGACGCACTCCTCCCTGCGCTGATGCGGTGATTGCGGCAGGAGTAAAACGGGTGGTCGTGGGAATGATCGATCCTAATCCTAAAGTGGCAGGTAACGGTATTGCCAAACTACAAAAAGCGGGGATTGAGGTGACTGTGGGGGTCGAAGAAACGGACTGTCAGGACTTGAACGAAGCCTTCGTACATCGCATTGTGCAGCGGCAACCGTTTGGTATTCTCAAATATGCAATGACCTTGGATGGCAAGATTGCTGCACGAACAGGTCATAGTGCCTGGGTTTCCAGCGATGCTGCACGGGCAGAAGTTCATAAACTGCGAGCCAGGTGTGATGCGATCATTGTGGGAGGCAATACTGTCCGTCAAGATAATCCTCTGTTGACCAGTCGCCGTCCAGACCAGACTCCACTCCGAGTTGTAATGACGCGATCGCTGGAACTGCCCTATGATGCTAACCTCTGGAATACTACGATTGCCCCTACTCTCGTCTTTACCCAGCCTGATGCCAATCCAGACTTGCAGTCCAAGTTGCGATCGCAGGGAGTCGAAATTATCGAAGTTAAACCCCTGACTCCGACAATTGTCATGAGCCATCTTTATGATCGCGGCTTCCTGAGTGTGTTATGGGAATGTGGTGGCACCTTGGCAGCCCGCGCGATCGCTGAGGGAACTGTGCAAAAGATTTTTGCCTTCATCGCACCCAAAATTATTGGCGGTGCTGATGCACCTTCCCCAATCGGGAACCTGGGACTCACCAAAATGACTGATGCGTATGTGTTGGAGCGTGTCCGTTGGCGTACTGTTGGACCTGACTTACTCGTAGAAGGTTATTTGGGATATCCAGCCACTTGA
- a CDS encoding bacteriophytochrome (light-regulated signal transduction histidine kinase) (IMG reference gene:2510095689~PFAM: GAF domain; Histidine kinase-, DNA gyrase B-, and HSP90-like ATPase; Phytochrome region; His Kinase A (phosphoacceptor) domain; PAS fold), which produces MVEINLGMQEINLTSLKQPSIHVLTQIQPHGVVLILQESDLTILQVSRNSSTALGIVAEQLLGRSLDSILDPFQFDRLQAGLAYNNLDLINPTKIWVRRKGDDYQVFDAVFHRSADGFLVLELEPALTQENIPFLSFYHLAKASINQLEATSSLRDFCQIIVQEVRNVTGFDRVMLYKFDNDGHGEVLAEEKLDEMESYLGLHFPESDIPQPARKMFVSNWIRVIPDAYAEPVELFPATNPLTHQPVDLTLSILRSPFSCHLEYLHNMGVSASLTISLMKDQKLWGLIACHHRTPKYVPYELRKACEFLGRVIFAEISTREEAADYSYRTMLARVQSALIGQMSEADNFVDGLTQYEPNLLDLTEATGAAVCLNGKWTTIGRTPSEEELNYLLQWLAKTVKDEVFYTDSLPLIYSDAQRYTEVASGLLAIPISKRSYVLWFRPEVIQTVNWGGDPNHAYELKKSDNQARLCPRKSFSSWKETVRLKSLPWKPVEVQASLELRKAIVNIVLRQAEELALLAQDLERSNAELKKFAYVASHDLQEPLNQVANYVQLLEMRYHDRLDQDASEFIDFAVEGVSLMQTLIDDVLAYSKVDLKGIEWELTEVERALNQALNNLRGRIAETEAVITYDPMPTIVADGTQLMQLFQNLIGNAIKFQKKDEPPRIHIGVQRQDDAWLFSVQDNGIGIAPQYHDRIFVIFQRLHTRDEYPGSGMGLAICKKIAECHRGRIWVESEPGNGATFYFTIPVGGRDRSHATGWKKQNNLFDRG; this is translated from the coding sequence ATGGTAGAGATAAATCTGGGGATGCAGGAAATTAATTTAACGAGTCTGAAGCAGCCGTCTATTCATGTGCTGACCCAAATTCAGCCGCATGGAGTGGTACTGATCTTGCAAGAATCTGATTTGACGATTCTCCAAGTTAGCCGTAATTCCTCGACTGCTCTCGGTATTGTGGCTGAGCAGCTTTTGGGGCGATCGCTCGATAGTATTCTGGACCCCTTCCAGTTTGATCGCCTGCAGGCAGGGTTAGCTTACAACAACTTAGATTTAATCAACCCTACCAAAATTTGGGTGCGGCGCAAAGGTGATGATTATCAGGTATTTGATGCGGTTTTTCATCGCAGTGCTGATGGTTTTTTAGTATTGGAACTTGAGCCTGCTCTGACTCAAGAAAATATTCCATTTCTGAGTTTTTATCATCTTGCTAAAGCGTCAATTAACCAGCTTGAAGCGACCTCAAGCCTGAGAGATTTTTGTCAAATTATTGTGCAAGAAGTTCGCAATGTCACCGGGTTTGATCGCGTCATGCTTTACAAATTTGATAACGACGGACACGGCGAAGTCCTTGCTGAGGAAAAGCTAGATGAGATGGAATCTTACCTGGGGCTGCACTTCCCAGAATCTGACATTCCTCAACCCGCTCGCAAAATGTTCGTCTCCAACTGGATTCGTGTAATTCCGGACGCTTATGCCGAACCCGTAGAGTTGTTTCCAGCCACAAACCCCCTAACACATCAACCTGTTGACCTCACCCTCTCAATTCTCCGCAGTCCCTTCTCCTGCCATCTAGAGTATTTGCACAACATGGGTGTGAGTGCGTCTCTCACCATTTCGTTAATGAAAGATCAAAAGCTGTGGGGGTTGATTGCCTGTCACCATCGCACCCCCAAGTATGTCCCCTACGAATTGCGGAAAGCCTGCGAATTTTTAGGACGGGTGATTTTTGCTGAAATTTCCACACGGGAAGAAGCTGCCGATTATAGCTATCGCACCATGCTGGCGCGAGTACAATCCGCATTAATTGGGCAAATGTCTGAAGCAGACAACTTTGTGGATGGGTTAACTCAGTATGAGCCAAACTTGCTGGATTTAACCGAAGCGACAGGCGCGGCTGTGTGTCTCAATGGCAAATGGACGACGATTGGACGCACCCCGTCTGAGGAGGAATTGAACTATCTGCTGCAATGGCTGGCGAAAACCGTGAAAGACGAGGTGTTTTACACTGACTCGCTGCCGTTAATCTACTCCGATGCTCAGCGTTATACGGAAGTTGCCAGTGGACTGTTGGCGATTCCCATTTCCAAACGTAGTTATGTGCTGTGGTTCCGTCCAGAAGTAATCCAAACGGTAAATTGGGGGGGCGACCCAAACCATGCCTATGAGTTGAAAAAATCTGACAATCAGGCGCGGCTCTGCCCCCGCAAATCGTTCAGTTCATGGAAGGAGACGGTGCGGTTGAAGTCGTTGCCGTGGAAGCCTGTGGAAGTTCAGGCTTCGTTGGAGTTGCGGAAAGCAATTGTCAATATTGTGTTGCGTCAGGCAGAAGAATTGGCATTGCTGGCTCAAGATCTGGAGCGATCGAACGCAGAGTTGAAGAAGTTTGCCTATGTTGCTTCTCATGACCTGCAAGAACCTTTGAACCAGGTAGCGAATTATGTGCAATTGCTAGAAATGCGCTATCACGATCGCCTCGATCAGGATGCCAGCGAATTTATAGACTTTGCTGTGGAAGGGGTCAGCCTGATGCAAACCCTGATAGATGATGTGTTGGCCTACTCGAAGGTAGACCTGAAAGGGATTGAGTGGGAATTAACAGAGGTGGAGAGGGCGCTCAACCAGGCACTCAATAATCTCCGCGGACGCATTGCCGAAACAGAAGCGGTGATTACCTACGACCCAATGCCCACAATCGTGGCGGATGGGACACAACTGATGCAGTTGTTCCAGAACTTGATTGGCAATGCCATCAAATTCCAGAAAAAAGATGAGCCACCCCGGATTCATATCGGTGTACAACGGCAGGATGATGCCTGGCTATTCTCTGTTCAAGACAACGGCATTGGCATTGCGCCGCAGTATCACGATCGTATCTTTGTCATCTTCCAGCGCCTACACACCCGCGACGAATATCCCGGTTCCGGTATGGGGCTTGCTATTTGCAAGAAAATTGCTGAATGCCATCGGGGACGCATCTGGGTTGAATCTGAACCGGGCAATGGCGCAACCTTCTATTTCACCATTCCTGTAGGAGGACGCGATCGCAGCCATGCAACTGGATGGAAGAAACAAAACAATCTTTTTGATCGAGGATAA
- a CDS encoding Mg2+ transporter MgtE (IMG reference gene:2510095691~PFAM: MgtE intracellular N domain; Divalent cation transporter; CBS domain~TIGRFAM: Mg2+ transporter (mgtE)) — MLTQEGRASLSEISDWNRLKLELNDLPAIDVGDFIVDLPPERRAIAFRLLNKDQATDVFEYLPLEVREELIGSLHAAQVRHLIEDMRPDDRAELFDELPAGVVRRLIQNLSPEERQATATILGYPEGTAGRIMTTEYVRLRQGLTVAEALSKIRLDDQDKETIYYAYVTDNNRKLVQVVSLRQLLFSLPNALIGDIASDRVIKVYTETPQEETAQLLKRYDLLAVPVVDREERLVGIVTIDDVVDVLEEAATEDIQKLAGGGGDESSLSPPIAKLRNRLPWLLAIMALYIGASSAIAPFQNVIATVPVLAVIMPIFSNTGGTVGIQALTVTIRSLGIGEVTSEDTVRILRKELMAGVGTAIALGVTMVLLSLIWTSPHERWVCLLAGGVMATNTIVAVTLGTILPMALKHLKLDPALISGPLLTTTLDTVGFLTFLSLTSLMLNFVGA, encoded by the coding sequence ATGCTAACCCAGGAAGGACGTGCCTCTCTGTCGGAAATTTCCGACTGGAATCGGCTAAAGCTTGAGTTGAATGATTTGCCTGCAATCGATGTGGGCGATTTTATTGTGGACTTGCCGCCAGAGCGACGGGCAATCGCATTCCGTCTGCTTAACAAAGATCAAGCCACAGATGTCTTTGAATATTTACCACTAGAAGTGCGAGAAGAACTGATTGGTTCTCTGCACGCGGCACAGGTGCGTCATCTGATTGAAGATATGCGCCCGGACGATCGCGCCGAGCTATTTGATGAATTGCCCGCAGGTGTGGTGCGGCGCTTGATTCAAAACCTCAGCCCAGAGGAGCGGCAGGCAACTGCGACGATTCTTGGCTATCCCGAAGGCACCGCTGGACGGATTATGACCACTGAGTATGTGCGGTTGCGGCAGGGGTTAACTGTAGCAGAAGCCCTGAGCAAAATTCGCCTGGATGACCAAGACAAGGAAACGATCTACTATGCCTACGTTACTGACAATAACCGCAAGCTGGTGCAGGTGGTTTCGTTGCGGCAACTGTTATTCTCTTTGCCAAATGCGTTGATTGGCGATATTGCCAGCGATCGCGTGATCAAGGTTTATACGGAAACACCCCAGGAAGAAACAGCGCAACTCCTAAAGCGTTATGACCTGTTGGCAGTGCCCGTTGTTGATAGAGAAGAGCGTCTTGTTGGCATCGTTACAATTGATGATGTCGTGGATGTTCTAGAAGAAGCGGCTACCGAAGATATCCAAAAGCTGGCGGGCGGTGGAGGAGATGAATCTTCGCTATCCCCTCCGATTGCCAAGCTGCGAAATCGCTTACCCTGGCTGTTAGCAATCATGGCATTGTACATTGGAGCCTCCAGTGCGATCGCTCCCTTCCAAAATGTGATTGCGACGGTACCCGTATTAGCGGTGATTATGCCCATTTTCTCCAACACAGGTGGGACAGTCGGAATTCAAGCTCTGACGGTTACGATTCGCTCCTTGGGGATAGGGGAAGTTACCTCAGAAGATACGGTGAGGATTCTGCGTAAAGAATTGATGGCAGGGGTGGGCACCGCTATCGCCCTGGGCGTGACGATGGTGCTCCTGTCGCTGATTTGGACTTCGCCGCATGAACGCTGGGTGTGTTTATTGGCAGGAGGGGTAATGGCCACCAACACAATAGTTGCTGTGACATTGGGCACTATTTTGCCAATGGCGCTCAAGCACTTAAAACTTGATCCAGCCTTGATTAGTGGACCATTGCTCACCACGACTCTGGATACCGTTGGGTTTCTGACGTTCCTATCCCTCACCTCCCTGATGCTCAACTTTGTAGGAGCGTGA
- a CDS encoding response regulator with CheY-like receiver domain and winged-helix DNA-binding domain (IMG reference gene:2510095690~PFAM: Response regulator receiver domain), whose translation MEELAVERLILVVENNPAHLRLIQTVLSESTGNHRVIAIADGNEAMLFLRRDGKYENADRPDLVLLDLNLPGKDGREVLAEIKADANLRRIPVVVLTSSTNEDDVVKSYTLQGNCYVIKSHEIEPLVQIVKRIQEFWLGIVTLPTE comes from the coding sequence ATGGAAGAACTTGCAGTAGAACGATTGATTTTGGTAGTTGAAAATAATCCTGCCCATCTTCGGCTGATCCAAACAGTGTTAAGTGAAAGCACAGGCAATCATCGGGTGATTGCGATCGCAGATGGCAATGAGGCAATGCTCTTTTTGCGCCGTGATGGCAAATATGAGAATGCTGATCGCCCTGATTTAGTACTACTGGACTTAAACTTGCCAGGGAAAGATGGCAGAGAAGTGCTAGCGGAAATAAAAGCAGATGCTAATTTGCGGCGAATTCCTGTGGTAGTGCTCACGAGTTCAACCAATGAAGATGATGTAGTTAAAAGCTATACTCTGCAAGGAAATTGCTATGTCATCAAATCCCATGAAATAGAACCATTAGTTCAAATTGTTAAACGCATTCAAGAGTTTTGGTTAGGGATTGTAACGTTGCCAACAGAGTAG
- a CDS encoding PAS/PAC sensor hybrid histidine kinase (IMG reference gene:2510095687~PFAM: Histidine kinase-, DNA gyrase B-, and HSP90-like ATPase; Response regulator receiver domain; His Kinase A (phosphoacceptor) domain; PAS fold~TIGRFAM: PAS domain S-box) translates to MVRNRHIAASKSVGNPYVHMLLVEDNPAEARFLQELLKGTLFGRFDLVHTQRLWDAIAYLNKESFDLILLDLTLPDSQGIESLDSLIEQAPSLPIVVLTNTNDEELAVEAVRHGAQDYLVKRNINQDLLVRSLRYAIQRKQSQEALREANEILELRVQDRTHELETANKRLKQEVERRQQIQERLELAQQAGKIGTFEWNIQSNQVTWSAELEALYGLVPGSFAGHHDRWVQTIHPDDRNRIERELWCAIEQQQGLDTEFRILHPDAETHWIAVKSSLFRDATGKPQRMIGIHMDITEKKQLEAQFLRAQRMESLGTLASGIAHDLNNILTPILAVVQLLPLKFPTMSEQNTQLLKTLETSAKRGAELVKQILSFARGVEGKRVSLQVDYLLTEIRQILEQTMPKSIEIRLHFPADLWTILGDVTQLHQVFVNLCVNARDAMPHGGILEITADNQQLDASQARLHLEAIPGPYVVVTISDTGTGIPENLLERIFDPFFTTKEVGKGTGLGLSAVLGIVRSHGGFVDVHSEVGRGSQFQVYLPAIQTKTMVVDEGMELLAGRGELILVVDDEAMICDAVKITLETYNYRVLTAKNGAEAIALLAEHNTDIQVVLMDMMMPSTDGLAVMPVIQRLYPNLVAIAMSGINSTEAITQAQKIGFQSFLSKPFTTLELLQILQKRQ, encoded by the coding sequence TTGGTTAGAAACCGCCACATTGCCGCCAGCAAATCGGTAGGCAATCCCTACGTGCATATGTTGCTGGTGGAAGATAACCCAGCAGAAGCTCGCTTTCTGCAAGAATTGCTCAAAGGCACCCTGTTTGGAAGGTTTGATCTCGTTCACACTCAGCGCTTGTGGGATGCGATCGCCTACCTTAATAAAGAATCCTTTGATTTGATTTTGCTGGATTTGACCCTACCTGATAGCCAGGGGATTGAATCGCTGGATTCTCTAATTGAACAAGCACCTAGTCTACCCATTGTTGTCCTCACCAACACGAACGATGAAGAACTGGCAGTGGAAGCGGTGCGGCATGGTGCCCAGGATTATCTGGTGAAACGCAACATCAACCAGGATTTGCTGGTGCGATCGCTGCGCTATGCTATTCAGCGCAAGCAAAGCCAGGAAGCTTTACGGGAAGCTAACGAAATTTTGGAATTGCGTGTGCAAGACCGGACTCATGAACTGGAAACTGCTAACAAACGCCTGAAACAGGAAGTGGAGCGACGCCAGCAAATACAAGAACGCCTGGAACTGGCGCAACAAGCGGGAAAAATTGGTACCTTTGAGTGGAATATTCAATCAAATCAAGTCACTTGGTCAGCCGAGTTAGAGGCTTTGTATGGGCTGGTTCCAGGCAGTTTTGCCGGACACCACGATCGCTGGGTACAGACGATTCATCCAGATGATCGGAACCGCATCGAACGAGAATTGTGGTGCGCGATCGAGCAACAGCAAGGACTCGATACCGAATTTCGTATCTTGCATCCCGATGCAGAAACCCATTGGATTGCCGTCAAAAGTAGCCTGTTTCGAGATGCAACCGGAAAACCGCAACGGATGATCGGCATCCACATGGATATTACAGAGAAAAAACAGTTGGAAGCCCAATTCTTGCGTGCTCAGCGTATGGAAAGCCTGGGAACCCTTGCCAGCGGCATTGCTCACGACCTCAACAACATTCTCACACCCATTTTGGCAGTCGTGCAGCTCTTGCCACTAAAATTTCCTACTATGAGCGAGCAAAATACGCAATTGCTCAAAACCTTAGAAACCAGTGCCAAACGGGGAGCCGAACTGGTGAAACAAATCCTCTCATTTGCTCGAGGTGTAGAAGGCAAACGGGTATCCCTCCAGGTGGATTATCTATTAACCGAAATTCGGCAAATTCTAGAGCAAACGATGCCCAAATCGATCGAAATTCGATTGCACTTTCCTGCTGATTTGTGGACGATTTTGGGAGATGTGACCCAGTTGCATCAGGTTTTTGTCAATCTGTGTGTGAACGCACGAGATGCAATGCCTCATGGGGGAATCTTAGAAATTACTGCAGATAACCAGCAATTAGATGCGAGTCAAGCACGGCTACATCTGGAAGCAATTCCTGGTCCGTATGTTGTAGTAACAATTTCTGACACTGGAACAGGCATTCCAGAAAATCTTTTGGAGCGAATCTTTGACCCATTTTTCACAACAAAAGAAGTTGGTAAGGGTACGGGGCTGGGACTCTCGGCCGTATTGGGGATTGTTAGAAGTCACGGTGGGTTTGTGGATGTGCACAGCGAAGTTGGCAGGGGTAGCCAGTTTCAGGTTTATCTTCCAGCGATTCAAACAAAGACAATGGTTGTGGACGAGGGGATGGAGTTGCTAGCAGGGCGTGGAGAACTGATTTTGGTTGTAGACGATGAAGCGATGATTTGCGATGCAGTGAAAATCACGCTGGAGACCTACAACTATCGGGTATTGACCGCGAAGAATGGGGCGGAAGCGATCGCTCTCCTGGCTGAGCATAATACTGATATTCAGGTTGTGTTGATGGATATGATGATGCCCTCAACGGATGGACTTGCGGTTATGCCCGTAATACAACGTTTATATCCCAACCTGGTGGCGATCGCCATGAGCGGCATTAACTCAACAGAAGCAATTACCCAGGCTCAAAAAATTGGCTTTCAGAGTTTTTTATCCAAACCCTTCACAACATTAGAACTGCTGCAAATTTTACAAAAACGGCAGTAA